The region CGAAATATACCTGTATAGCCTGCCACCGCCCAAATCAACGGTTAGTAGGTCCAGCGTATGCCGATGTAGCCAAAAAGAATTACACAAACGAGGAAATTGTTAACCTGATCTATAATCCAATTCCATCTCACTGGCCGGGTTATCCGCCAATGGCTGCGATGAAGCAAGTGCCAAAAGAAGATGCGATGAAACTGGCGGTCTGGATTAACTCTCTGGATGGAACCCCTGCCAAGAAAGGCGGTGCTACCAAAGCGAAATCCAAAAGCAAGAAAGCTTAAACCAAAAACACCGGATTTTAGTCCGGTGTTTTTGGTTTAAAGGCTACCTATATATGTAGGCCTTTCGCTTAGACCCGTGCCACGGTTCCCTATAACTCACGAGGGAACCGTGGCACGGGTCTAAGCGAAAGGCCTAACATGAACGATGATCAGTAGTCGCTGACAACTATCTTTTTCCCGGATGCTTTCCGGGCGTAAGGGCTGATGAGCGTAACCTGGTTTTGAGGTCGGGCCGGTGGATCAATAACAAATGCCTGTGCATAACGGCTATTCTGCTTGCTCAGTACAATTGTATAGTTGCCCTCGGGTAAGGTAGCCAGATCGAACCGTCGCCGGTATTGCTTAATGGTTTCGTGGGCATCGTAAAAAATCTGCCCTTCGGTATTTTCTATTTGTACCCGCACCGACCCACCCGTGGGGTTATTAAAAACGACTCTGACGGTCGATGGTTGGGTAGTTGATGGGTAAACCATAGCTTCGAAACTAGCGGGTAACGTCGTCAGCTTCGGTTGCCCGGTAAAGGTCTGCGCCCGGAGGAATGGTGCATACAAGAACAGAGCTATTAATATTACACGGGTGTCGAAAGTAGGCAGAAAACGGTTCACGCTCATTGATTTAGTTACGATGTGGGTGGAATTAGGCAGATGTACGCAAATGAGTCGCGGCCTGGTATGCTGTACTACCTATGGCTTATAGCCCCACCGCTGAC is a window of Spirosoma linguale DSM 74 DNA encoding:
- a CDS encoding cytochrome c, class I (KEGG: aav:Aave_1504 cytochrome c, class I) — its product is MKKILGILIASASLAVASIDVKAQAPSDIPEEMNTLMTKYTCIACHRPNQRLVGPAYADVAKKNYTNEEIVNLIYNPIPSHWPGYPPMAAMKQVPKEDAMKLAVWINSLDGTPAKKGGATKAKSKSKKA